From the genome of Hymenobacter sp. PAMC 26628, one region includes:
- a CDS encoding Rha family transcriptional regulator yields the protein MNADDRNALECFGVHDKVNENSGVYLSKKGTPITSTLPMSKDLDMTHGNLLQTLDNLDVSPEFDRMNYHSITYRDSRNRQQREVVMTRQGCVRLLLAFRGKRAAAFLEQYIAQFDRMEARLRASQSAAPAATPLVALTRTDVQVTHVKAANAYLWRLANDPHVLIQHHRQVMWLLTTRTPSQYRRDAVENGMRVSSLSGRQVLRQLEPAKACTAALMDELVEQGCTLEQIAAAGIPQTLTAAFDAMLRCGIAPAELRAAA from the coding sequence ATGAATGCCGACGACCGCAACGCTTTGGAGTGCTTTGGAGTGCACGACAAAGTTAACGAGAACTCAGGGGTTTACCTATCAAAAAAGGGCACACCAATTACCAGTACGCTGCCCATGTCGAAGGACCTCGACATGACGCATGGCAACCTGTTGCAAACTCTGGACAACTTGGATGTAAGTCCAGAGTTTGATCGAATGAATTATCATTCGATTACTTACCGCGACAGCCGTAATCGCCAGCAACGGGAAGTCGTCATGACCCGGCAGGGGTGCGTACGCTTGCTTTTGGCGTTCCGAGGAAAACGCGCCGCCGCCTTCCTTGAGCAATACATTGCCCAGTTTGACCGCATGGAAGCTCGATTGAGAGCCTCACAGTCGGCAGCGCCAGCGGCCACGCCCTTAGTCGCACTAACCCGCACCGATGTACAGGTAACTCACGTCAAAGCGGCCAACGCATACTTGTGGCGCCTTGCCAATGACCCGCACGTTCTTATCCAGCACCACCGCCAAGTCATGTGGTTGCTGACCACCCGGACCCCTAGCCAATACAGGCGTGACGCAGTGGAAAACGGAATGCGGGTTAGCTCGCTCTCTGGCCGCCAGGTGCTACGCCAACTGGAGCCAGCCAAGGCCTGCACCGCGGCCTTAATGGACGAATTGGTCGAACAAGGCTGTACCCTGGAGCAAATCGCCGCTGCTGGCATCCCTCAGACGCTCACGGCGGCCTTTGATGCCATGCTCAGGTGCGGTATCGCTCCCGCCGAATTGCGAGCGGCCGCTTAG
- a CDS encoding replicative DNA helicase produces the protein MTTADLLAPPANTDLEAAVLGNMLLSRDAVSLTIALLRAGAAVFYRPAYQVVYRTIQVLHSKGDAVDVLTVIQQLLTDGLLERAGGAADVGHLVKCVPSDLHLKTYCLQLVELHTKRCVAEMAAQLRDQALSPTHDPHDLLAAAQRTLNELHDTLQLRRAQTVAERFPAAVDEIVAATRAPNGITGVTSGLWALDKVTGGWQPEDLIIVAARPGMGKTSASLAMAAMAEAAGVPGFFVSLEMGAGQLVKKLIANELSYTTSQLTKGARLSPAEAESIRTRAAGTARSRLLLDDTPGLSVGEFRAKAAKAVQEHGARFAMVDYLQLMTGDARGNREQEISSISRGLKLVAKELKIPVLAMCQLSRAVETRGGDKKPQLSDLRESGAIEQDADVVIFPYRAEYYGTLQDSEGNSTADLTEFIIAKHRNGALANVFVRSNMATGRYEDLEADAPVTVSNALDDHATRALPTSQFDRDPPF, from the coding sequence ATGACAACCGCTGACCTCCTTGCCCCACCGGCCAACACCGACCTTGAAGCCGCCGTGTTGGGGAACATGCTCCTGTCGCGCGACGCCGTTAGCCTAACCATAGCCTTGCTACGCGCCGGCGCGGCCGTCTTCTACCGCCCTGCTTACCAAGTCGTGTATCGTACGATACAAGTGCTTCACAGCAAAGGCGATGCGGTGGACGTACTGACCGTAATTCAGCAGTTGCTAACGGATGGTTTACTGGAAAGAGCCGGTGGCGCGGCCGATGTGGGCCATCTCGTCAAATGCGTACCGTCGGACTTACACCTGAAAACCTACTGTCTGCAGCTGGTCGAATTGCACACGAAGCGTTGCGTCGCAGAGATGGCAGCTCAACTGCGCGATCAGGCGCTTTCGCCTACCCACGATCCGCACGACTTGCTGGCTGCGGCCCAGCGCACGCTCAACGAGCTGCACGACACGCTGCAACTGCGCCGGGCCCAAACCGTGGCCGAACGCTTTCCCGCCGCCGTGGACGAAATCGTGGCCGCGACCCGGGCCCCCAACGGCATCACGGGGGTGACGTCGGGGTTGTGGGCCCTCGACAAGGTGACGGGCGGCTGGCAGCCCGAGGATTTGATCATCGTGGCGGCGCGGCCCGGCATGGGCAAAACCAGCGCCTCACTGGCCATGGCCGCCATGGCCGAAGCAGCAGGCGTGCCCGGCTTCTTTGTCTCGTTGGAGATGGGCGCGGGCCAACTGGTTAAAAAGCTCATTGCTAACGAACTAAGCTACACCACCTCGCAGCTCACCAAGGGGGCCCGCTTGAGCCCAGCTGAGGCGGAGAGCATCCGCACCCGCGCCGCCGGTACGGCCCGTTCACGCCTGTTGCTCGACGACACGCCCGGCTTGAGCGTGGGCGAGTTCCGGGCTAAGGCTGCCAAAGCCGTGCAAGAACACGGCGCGCGTTTCGCTATGGTGGACTACCTGCAATTAATGACGGGCGACGCCCGCGGCAACCGCGAGCAGGAGATCAGTTCCATCTCGCGCGGGCTAAAACTTGTGGCCAAGGAGCTCAAAATACCGGTGCTGGCCATGTGCCAGCTCTCGCGGGCGGTGGAAACCCGGGGCGGCGACAAGAAGCCGCAGCTCTCGGATCTGCGCGAGAGCGGGGCCATTGAGCAGGACGCGGACGTTGTGATTTTCCCCTACCGGGCCGAATACTACGGCACCCTGCAGGACAGCGAGGGCAACTCCACCGCCGACTTGACAGAGTTCATCATTGCCAAGCATCGCAACGGGGCCCTAGCCAACGTGTTTGTGCGCTCCAACATGGCAACGGGGCGCTACGAAGACCTGGAAGCTGATGCTCCTGTGACAGTGTCCAACGCGTTGGACGACCACGCGACCAGGGCCCTGCCTACTTCCCAGTTCGACCGCGACCCTCCCTTTTAG